The nucleotide window TGAAGGATCTTAACCAGTTTTCAACATTTCTTTTGTCCCCATCCTAGGAAGTAAATAGTGAAataccaaataaatatattgcgtATTCGTCAACTGCCGCGTCGAGAACTTGCTTTTTGGAGAAGCCTgtaggatttttttattgaaaggaaaaccaattgaaataaaacaggCAACGTTTATAAGCCACCTCATATATAAACAAACCATAACTAGCcgtataatatgtaggtacttgctGCTTATTGGTCAAATCACCGATTTCACAACTGGAAATGGTTCGGTTCATCTTCCAATAAAATGCTGCAACTCACCGTCATCTCAGTGaattttaaagtaaagaaaACGTTATGTTGGAAGAATCTTgcgattcttaaaaaaaaaattgtttggttTTGGCTTCTAAGTCTCAGTTgtagataagaaaaaaaaacaagtacctatctattttgAAAAGACTTGTATTAACGATTGATCTATCTGTGTTTTctaaaagtataattatttacagattAGCTTGAAGATGTTTGATTATGGTTTTAATCATAGCCGTCATCGTCATGAAGattacctaagtttattttcatatttctgcAAATTATGTTATTCATTTATGTGTGTACAATGCTGTGTTCCATGAAATATTCCCTTTCTTTCTTACTGATGAAATTAATCAGTTTCGTTGTAGCTTCCAGCATGATTTCTGTTGAAGGTGATGTGGACTGGGCGCTTTCTTTACTAGTTTGCCCAAACAGTCTTAACACATCCAGTTGCTTGTAATCATTGATTATCTTTTTAGGTGAATCTTCTTCATAAGCACTTTCATTACCTACGGGTTCATCGTCAAGCTGGCTAAAATCAAATGCTTCGTGATGCTGTACATTTTCGAAAGAGACAAATCGGTTCATAGATTTGGTTATCATAGCTTTGAAGTCTGTAACACTTTTAACCATGTGGGCAGAGGCAAATGATTTAATTGAACCTGTGGCACATAAAGCTTCTTGTCTTGTTTTCATATTGGAACTGTGTTTTGAAACAATTCTGTCCATTAGCTCTTCCAACTGTTCTGTTACCACGGTTGCTGCAACGTTTAACTCGTAGTCAGATCGCGAATGATGGGTTGTTGTTTCTTGTTCTTTCTTCACACACGCGTGACTATCATCTTCAGGTTCTATCATGATCGTGTCGGTGTCATACGcctgttttattttgtctaatATAGTTTCAATATTGTGTCCTTTGTCTATATCTACGTCATCGTCGTAATTCTCTCTTAGATCAATATTGCCTTTGTAGAAGTAATCACTGGGTAAAGAGCAGCCTCGAACAACCAGGTCTAAAGCTCCTCCATACCTCGGAATGGTCATAGGCTGTCGGTAAATGCATTCAAATTTTCCCGTTGGTGCTGATGGATTTTTCACGCGATCTATTACAACTGAAAATATGTCCAAAGTGTTAAtgcctaatttattttaatttgaacttaatataaaatagtaaaaacatCTTGAATGTTGTTTACCTTTTACTATATCTGTTAAAACAGCCGGACAAATTTTTGCGGTTACGGGGGTGGTGTGGTTTAGATCTGGACATGAATTGATCTCAATAAGCCACGGTTTATATTCTTTGTCTAGAATAAAATCACAGCCATATAGCTCGAAGCGATTTTTGCAAACTGACAAAGAATCCTGGCAACTTAACATGATGCCAATAATAGATTTCTTCATTCCGGGGTAGATGATTTTATCCCATACTTTGCCTTTGTCGATCCTGTTCaaataatctttatatttatcAGAATCCCACATGTTTGCATGAGGGAGTTCCTCATGTCTTCCGGCGCAGTTGGTGTATTTCCTTTGAACAGCATTGTTAGTCAAATGTATGGATTCATGATAGCTCCTAAGATTGTACTTCTGCGAGCTGAACTTTAAATAACAATCTTTATACATCCATACAACTAGTGGGTAGGTGCTTGTAACTAAACAATATTGTCTTATATCGAATTTGGTTTCGTGAATCAATAACGGCTCTTCTGCaaataagatacaaaaaaaaaatagaaataaaagctagaaataaattaaatgttgatAATAATTCTACAATTCATCATTAATTACCTATCACCATGCTGCCCTTGTCATAATATTATCTGGATTAGTAGTAGGGATACAGATATTAATTTAGGGAGGAGATACAACTTACCAATGTATTTTTGAATTACGTATTTAGCATTAGCTTTATTGAGCAGGTTCGTGATAACTGCTAGTCTAGAAGCCATTCTTATGCCTCTACCTCTAGAATTATGCGCCGGCTTGATGATCCAGATGTTATGGCATCCTTCACAACTCAACTGAGGCCTGTACTTGTGCATTTCTTTAAGTAAAAATTTTGCATATGCCATGTACAGAGGTAACTTGTTCTCTGTGTCCAATTGGAAGACGTCGTCTTTTGCTATTATacggtaatatttttttaagaaagcaTTCCACTGACCGGGAGATACGCTGCTAACGGATTTGTCAATATCCTTGTTTTCTTTTCTGTATAGATACTCCTTGCATCGACTTAACGCAAATAACACCACATTTAATGAAATCTTTCCTGTCTCCATAAACACTGGCCTTTCGTTTGCTTCCATTGAAAGGACCCACTTTAATAGGCTAGTACAAGCTGTTATTTTGTAATCTTTGACGAAGCCCTCTATATCTCCTGGATCACAGGTGTTATAACTGCGCGGCCCAATAACTTCTGCGACGTCTTCTATGTAAAACCAGTAATTCCTCTTCATTGATGAACATAGACCCTGCTTTGACGTCCACATAGCGTCCGTCTTCAGCTTGTTGACAATAGTGGGATATTCTTTCGTCATATCAATGACGGTATCGCGGAGTTCTTCTCTTGTGCGCCAAATGAAATTAGGAGGGTATTTCTCAACGAAGTTGGATAGGAGCAATCTCTCCAATTCGTTGTGTATCTCGTTAGGTTTATTGGAAAAAgagccattttttattttggataGATTCATTTTGTTTGCTGGTAGTTTTTCTACCCATCCCCGTTCAAGCAGAGCCGCGCGTACAGCATTGCAACTGCCATAAACGGAAAAGATTTTACTGTTACGTATGGCTTCTGCAGCttgatttttcaaaattttgtatcTATTAGATTTGGCCTGACAACTGCAGATGAGGTAACTTTTTTCCTTCGGTGAGAGTCCTTCGGGACGGTTTGTGCTCCTGTATTCCATGGTCTTCTTCTTTTTGGTCAAATCAATTTTTAACATGTTATCGATGGCAAATTTCACTGGggattttattggttttattggttttatatcATCACCCTTGTCTATATCATCCGAGGTCTGCAATAATAAACAAGCGGTCGAGTTTTTTATtgcgtttaattattttcatactatttaagtattaaaaaaccTTACTATAGGTGgacttttcttaaaaataccGGATGCACGGCTCTTTCGTCCATGCTTTACTGGACTTAAATCTTTTTTAGATTTAGTTTCTGTTGCTTTCTGTGGACATAAATGATTGTTATTAACTACGTTTTTCTATGaagcacaaaatacattttaaatagaaGTTCATAGTTACCTTTTTacgttttataattttcttttttcggCCCGGCATTTTTAAGCGGATTCATTTTTAGTCAAGGGTAAACCTGTGTGTTCtgtatttatcataaaaaaataggatGAAATATAAGCATAACATAAAACTTGAAAGAAAATGATGTATTCGTGAAGTAGGTACGTCTAGTTGCCCATAAACAACAATTCCACTTTGTTGTGGTTTGTTTTACTTACTgtgaaacttaattttaaattatattcctaATATCTTAATGTGGGCAACGGGATTACGGGACTATGGCAGTCAAAAATAGCCATAGAATATCTCTGTATGTCGCCGCTGTATACATGCCTTTAAATTGACTGATAAGGTTCAATATTGTAAGAGCAGAATCACTATAGCTTTTAGGTTAAttaatctttctttattttaggccaaaattaattatttactcactggataaaataaaacaattaccttTTCACTTATTGGCGACATTTttctgtaattattattaacattattggccgcagtttataatttttatattatttttttacattttaccgcataatttcaacaaaaaatttGATGGAACACACTGACTTTGACGACTTAACATGAGATTTTGACAATGATATACTTATCTATTTTGTTACTGAACAGTATTTATTACTTGGAGTCACATAAGGAATGAGGCTTAAACGGAAAAGGTTCCATGGAAATCGGGAgtgtctgtaaataaaatattaatgcatcataaactttcatattttattttatatttatagaatttgAACATGCCAACAGTC belongs to Helicoverpa armigera isolate CAAS_96S chromosome 6, ASM3070526v1, whole genome shotgun sequence and includes:
- the LOC110371099 gene encoding tubulin glycylase 3A, translating into MPGRKKKIIKRKKKATETKSKKDLSPVKHGRKSRASGIFKKSPPITSDDIDKGDDIKPIKPIKSPVKFAIDNMLKIDLTKKKKTMEYRSTNRPEGLSPKEKSYLICSCQAKSNRYKILKNQAAEAIRNSKIFSVYGSCNAVRAALLERGWVEKLPANKMNLSKIKNGSFSNKPNEIHNELERLLLSNFVEKYPPNFIWRTREELRDTVIDMTKEYPTIVNKLKTDAMWTSKQGLCSSMKRNYWFYIEDVAEVIGPRSYNTCDPGDIEGFVKDYKITACTSLLKWVLSMEANERPVFMETGKISLNVVLFALSRCKEYLYRKENKDIDKSVSSVSPGQWNAFLKKYYRIIAKDDVFQLDTENKLPLYMAYAKFLLKEMHKYRPQLSCEGCHNIWIIKPAHNSRGRGIRMASRLAVITNLLNKANAKYVIQKYIEEPLLIHETKFDIRQYCLVTSTYPLVVWMYKDCYLKFSSQKYNLRSYHESIHLTNNAVQRKYTNCAGRHEELPHANMWDSDKYKDYLNRIDKGKVWDKIIYPGMKKSIIGIMLSCQDSLSVCKNRFELYGCDFILDKEYKPWLIEINSCPDLNHTTPVTAKICPAVLTDIVKVVIDRVKNPSAPTGKFECIYRQPMTIPRYGGALDLVVRGCSLPSDYFYKGNIDLRENYDDDVDIDKGHNIETILDKIKQAYDTDTIMIEPEDDSHACVKKEQETTTHHSRSDYELNVAATVVTEQLEELMDRIVSKHSSNMKTRQEALCATGSIKSFASAHMVKSVTDFKAMITKSMNRFVSFENVQHHEAFDFSQLDDEPVGNESAYEEDSPKKIINDYKQLDVLRLFGQTSKESAQSTSPSTEIMLEATTKLINFISKKEREYFMEHSIVHT